Proteins found in one Fusobacterium varium genomic segment:
- the cas6 gene encoding CRISPR system precrRNA processing endoribonuclease RAMP protein Cas6 translates to MYRLIIKFKGKEIKIKENILRFEVLSCLKLQDEVFHLKEIKLEKNSLILKIDGKEFLNKLINEITKLKLENRKLKILNFNLDIQEVKLEKCKRLLEDKILTIDFLTPTLFKISSNFKGEYSNYLFFSWLLRKFNKALLKENKINISRENIEKINIIDNSLESVEVQLNDFITTAFKGKLKLDFENIDSEFIENFENILNYGLKNGVGYKNKNGYGKIEINS, encoded by the coding sequence ATGTATAGATTGATAATAAAATTTAAGGGAAAAGAGATAAAAATAAAAGAAAATATTTTAAGATTTGAAGTTTTGAGTTGTTTAAAGCTACAAGATGAAGTATTTCACCTAAAGGAGATTAAATTAGAAAAAAATAGTTTGATTTTAAAAATAGATGGGAAAGAGTTTCTAAATAAGTTAATAAATGAGATTACTAAATTAAAGTTAGAAAATAGAAAATTAAAGATTTTAAATTTTAATTTAGATATACAAGAGGTAAAGTTAGAGAAGTGTAAAAGATTATTGGAAGATAAAATATTAACAATAGATTTTTTAACTCCAACACTATTTAAAATCAGTTCTAATTTTAAAGGTGAGTATTCCAACTATCTATTTTTCTCTTGGTTATTGAGAAAATTTAATAAAGCTCTTCTTAAAGAAAATAAAATCAATATTTCAAGAGAGAATATTGAGAAAATCAATATAATTGACAATAGTTTAGAAAGTGTAGAGGTTCAATTAAATGATTTTATAACTACAGCTTTTAAAGGAAAATTAAAATTAGATTTTGAAAATATAGATAGTGAGTTTATTGAAAACTTTGAAAATATATTAAACTATGGATTGAAAAATGGAGTAGGTTATAAAAATAAAAATGGTTATGGAAAAATAGAAATAAATAGCTAA
- a CDS encoding TIGR03986 family CRISPR-associated RAMP protein, with the protein MAQKKSFSLDDLAKAHGIERKVEEKKEDYSKYEPKKYKERNNFTPKSSNSTLFTYPFNFVSLGDKVEKEERKLGKNSGKIECSLINYTPIFTGGEKSKSGKHTTEQFLEDKDNYIISASTLKGEIRNIIETITHSCIRCKNEEIVPEEFKPCDNLKRLCFACRLFGTTVEKADENGNSAYSGRVYFSDAKLPKVGNSTTVITLKPMGEPRETLKKYYLDRFGEIRGRKFYWHHTNQLENKKNYQNYENIIKDRAKPTTTTVHFLKPLKTFSFKVEFKNLTDIELGMLIYALELEKDLLHKIGRGKALGLGSCKISIDSLELFEENRYNFSLFVSNKKTGDKNIYFEKIKNKYLKNNSQLEQLRVILNEENKLDFSEGAYIERNSNKGNMPEILSYK; encoded by the coding sequence ATGGCACAAAAGAAAAGCTTTTCATTAGATGATTTAGCAAAGGCACATGGAATAGAAAGAAAAGTTGAAGAAAAAAAAGAAGATTATTCTAAATATGAACCTAAAAAATATAAAGAAAGAAACAATTTTACTCCAAAAAGTTCTAACTCAACTTTATTTACCTATCCTTTTAACTTTGTTTCTTTAGGAGATAAAGTAGAAAAAGAAGAGAGAAAATTAGGAAAAAATAGTGGTAAAATAGAGTGTAGTTTAATAAATTATACTCCAATTTTTACAGGTGGAGAGAAATCAAAATCTGGAAAACATACTACTGAACAATTTTTAGAAGATAAAGATAACTACATAATTTCAGCAAGTACACTTAAAGGCGAGATTAGAAATATTATAGAAACTATCACTCACAGTTGTATAAGATGTAAAAATGAAGAGATAGTACCTGAAGAGTTTAAACCTTGTGATAATTTAAAAAGACTTTGTTTTGCTTGTAGATTATTTGGAACAACTGTAGAAAAGGCAGATGAAAACGGAAACTCTGCATATAGTGGAAGAGTTTATTTTAGTGATGCAAAACTTCCAAAAGTAGGTAATTCTACTACTGTAATTACTTTAAAACCTATGGGAGAGCCTAGAGAAACTTTAAAAAAATATTATTTAGATAGATTTGGAGAAATAAGAGGAAGAAAGTTTTATTGGCATCACACAAATCAATTAGAAAATAAGAAAAACTATCAAAATTATGAAAATATAATAAAAGATAGAGCTAAACCAACAACTACAACAGTTCATTTTTTAAAGCCTTTGAAAACATTTTCTTTTAAAGTGGAATTTAAAAATTTAACAGATATTGAGTTGGGAATGTTAATTTATGCTTTAGAACTTGAAAAAGATCTACTTCATAAGATAGGAAGAGGAAAAGCATTAGGTTTAGGTAGTTGTAAAATAAGTATAGATTCTTTGGAATTATTTGAAGAAAATAGATATAATTTTTCATTGTTTGTTTCTAATAAAAAAACAGGAGATAAAAATATCTACTTTGAAAAGATTAAAAATAAATATTTAAAAAATAATTCTCAGTTAGAACAATTAAGAGTTATTTTAAATGAAGAAAATAAATTAGATTTCAGTGAAGGGGCATATATTGAAAGGAATTCAAATAAAGGAAATATGCCTGAAATACTATCTTATAAATAA
- a CDS encoding TIGR02221 family CRISPR-associated protein has protein sequence MAKILIAGIGGGEKRDGKYRETNYSLEGKVYENRSFIASVIEEHFQIDKTIFIGTVGSMWDNLYEFYCKKYNIDYDEEYAMSLFETIVEANKDMDISQLKIEKFNNIFNGKIEGRVTKYGVDSEQIFDNFNIILNLQDTLKDGDEVYIDITHSFRSNAMWMFLVMNFITDLMDKNIEIKMISYGMFEIADRTSNITPIIDLNAFYKLLKWIKGAQSFKNYGNSYLLLDNIENEELRKKLKTFSHAMNLNYIGTLKQNLNSLKKLLPEIDEMKGPGKLLIPQIVREFVKEFDGVKKDFILQVRLAKWHYKQSRYAMAYININEAIKGYVADELREFYPDKSEEELLDYARKWFFKLEPRVSRPNFKKDNENKKIIEYYKIFDHSRRVRNDIAHSLGQKDSAINDIISLENYCAKLEDMLSKEGFIYNWELDNNLLEK, from the coding sequence ATGGCTAAAATTTTAATAGCAGGTATAGGTGGTGGAGAAAAAAGAGATGGAAAGTATAGAGAAACTAACTACTCTTTAGAAGGAAAAGTCTATGAAAATAGAAGTTTCATTGCCTCAGTTATTGAAGAGCATTTTCAAATAGATAAAACAATTTTTATAGGAACAGTAGGCTCAATGTGGGATAATCTTTATGAATTCTATTGTAAAAAATACAATATAGATTATGATGAAGAGTATGCTATGAGTTTATTTGAAACTATAGTAGAAGCTAATAAAGATATGGATATCTCTCAATTAAAAATAGAGAAGTTTAATAATATATTTAATGGAAAGATAGAGGGAAGAGTTACAAAATACGGGGTGGATAGTGAGCAGATATTTGATAACTTTAATATTATTTTAAACTTACAAGACACCCTTAAAGATGGAGATGAAGTATATATTGATATTACTCACTCTTTTAGATCTAATGCCATGTGGATGTTTTTAGTTATGAATTTTATAACAGATCTTATGGATAAAAATATTGAGATAAAGATGATCTCTTATGGAATGTTTGAAATAGCTGATAGAACTAGCAACATCACTCCAATTATTGATTTAAATGCTTTCTATAAACTTTTAAAATGGATTAAAGGAGCTCAATCTTTTAAAAATTATGGAAATAGTTATCTTTTATTAGATAATATTGAAAATGAAGAGTTGAGAAAAAAACTGAAAACTTTCTCTCATGCTATGAACCTTAATTATATTGGAACTTTAAAGCAAAATTTAAACTCTCTAAAAAAATTATTACCTGAAATTGATGAGATGAAAGGACCAGGTAAATTGCTTATACCTCAAATTGTAAGAGAGTTTGTAAAAGAGTTTGATGGAGTAAAAAAAGATTTTATTCTTCAAGTGAGATTGGCTAAGTGGCACTATAAACAAAGTAGATATGCTATGGCATATATCAATATTAATGAAGCAATAAAGGGATATGTAGCAGATGAGTTAAGGGAGTTTTATCCTGATAAAAGTGAAGAGGAATTACTAGATTATGCTAGAAAATGGTTCTTTAAATTAGAGCCTAGAGTTTCAAGACCAAACTTTAAAAAAGATAATGAAAACAAGAAGATAATAGAGTATTATAAGATTTTTGATCACAGTAGAAGGGTTAGAAATGATATTGCTCACTCTCTAGGGCAAAAGGATAGTGCAATAAATGATATAATAAGTTTAGAAAATTATTGTGCTAAATTAGAGGATATGTTATCTAAAGAGGGATTTATCTACAATTGGGAACTTGATAATAATCTATTAGAAAAATAA
- a CDS encoding MATE family efflux transporter, producing MKKKLDLENGNLTELFISFAMPATISLIMTFLYTVADGIFITRGVGSAGIAAVNIGYPIINFTVALSLMFGIGGATLITFKKGDIKYQNKYFSHIIFLNIVVYIIVAIAIFLFTNPVMMALGASEELLPMIKGYMYPCTVSTSFLMIATSLNAVVRSDNAPKRAMKSTLIGAGMNIVLDYLFIFKFHLGIEGGAYATAISQIVAAIYLCRHFVGSTFKLDLSWKNLDFRIMKRIINIGFPSFVLEFAVAIITVLLNIAFMKEAGVFATSAYGIISYSFMLFRMLFTGLSQGIQPIVSYNYGRRNFGRIKKILIYTHKVTFVISIISLIAILFLGKYMVNIFTSDIELIKESAKGFILYSAALSFLGFNFVNIAYLQAIDRAKISNVICMSRSFIFVFIGLLILPKFLGINGIWLALPFADFMTAILTIPFLKKITTNYISTLK from the coding sequence ATGAAAAAAAAGTTGGATTTGGAAAATGGAAATCTTACAGAACTATTTATTAGTTTTGCTATGCCAGCTACTATAAGCTTGATTATGACATTTTTGTATACAGTAGCTGATGGAATTTTTATTACAAGAGGGGTAGGAAGTGCTGGAATTGCTGCTGTAAATATAGGGTATCCTATTATTAACTTTACAGTTGCTCTTAGTTTGATGTTTGGAATAGGGGGAGCTACCCTTATAACCTTTAAAAAAGGAGATATAAAATATCAAAACAAATATTTCTCACACATAATTTTTCTAAATATTGTAGTGTATATTATCGTTGCAATAGCAATATTTCTATTTACAAATCCAGTAATGATGGCATTGGGAGCAAGTGAAGAGCTATTGCCAATGATTAAAGGGTATATGTATCCTTGTACTGTATCAACTTCATTTTTAATGATAGCTACCTCTTTAAATGCAGTTGTTAGAAGTGACAATGCACCTAAAAGGGCTATGAAGTCAACTCTTATTGGGGCTGGAATGAATATAGTACTAGACTATCTATTTATCTTTAAATTTCATTTAGGGATAGAAGGGGGAGCTTATGCTACTGCCATCAGCCAAATAGTTGCAGCTATCTATCTTTGTAGACATTTTGTTGGGTCAACTTTTAAACTTGATCTCTCTTGGAAAAATTTAGATTTTAGAATAATGAAAAGAATAATTAACATTGGCTTTCCATCTTTTGTACTGGAATTTGCTGTGGCTATAATCACTGTTCTTTTAAATATAGCCTTTATGAAAGAGGCTGGAGTTTTTGCCACATCTGCATATGGAATTATCTCATATAGTTTTATGTTGTTTAGAATGTTATTTACTGGACTTTCTCAAGGGATACAACCTATTGTAAGTTATAACTATGGAAGAAGGAACTTTGGAAGAATAAAAAAAATTCTTATCTATACACATAAGGTTACTTTTGTAATTTCAATAATCTCACTTATTGCAATACTGTTTTTAGGAAAATATATGGTAAATATCTTTACTTCAGATATTGAGTTGATAAAAGAGTCAGCAAAAGGGTTTATCTTATATTCAGCAGCTCTTTCATTTTTAGGATTTAACTTTGTAAATATAGCTTATCTTCAAGCAATAGATAGAGCAAAAATTTCTAATGTGATATGTATGTCGAGAAGTTTTATCTTTGTATTTATCGGACTTTTAATTTTACCGAAATTTTTAGGAATTAATGGAATTTGGTTAGCTCTTCCCTTTGCAGATTTTATGACAGCTATATTAACAATTCCATTTTTGAAAAAAATAACAACAAATTATATTAGTACTTTAAAATAA
- a CDS encoding GrdX family protein, which translates to MEFIIITNNNKVFNFYKETNEVFYFQRLDFLEILNKVKEQIYQGHKLLSDPIMYNLENVENPFKSIALSKEIFEDEEQKRLIDSVIGIAKKIPGRKSFSEFDDMTLESFRFVDLNILRDGVKDFNL; encoded by the coding sequence ATGGAATTTATTATTATTACAAATAACAACAAGGTTTTTAATTTCTATAAAGAAACAAATGAAGTTTTCTATTTTCAAAGATTAGATTTTTTAGAAATCTTAAACAAAGTAAAAGAACAAATTTATCAGGGGCATAAACTTCTTTCAGATCCTATTATGTACAATCTTGAAAATGTTGAAAATCCTTTTAAATCAATTGCTCTTTCTAAAGAGATCTTTGAGGATGAGGAACAAAAAAGATTGATTGATAGTGTTATTGGAATTGCTAAAAAAATTCCTGGTAGAAAAAGTTTTTCTGAATTTGATGATATGACTCTTGAAAGCTTTAGATTTGTAGATTTGAATATTCTTCGAGATGGTGTAAAAGATTTTAACCTTTAG
- a CDS encoding DUF308 domain-containing protein → MLTDNVFIDIFDLKGSLKKIWYYYLIIGILLAVTGAMGIFTPVVFSISLIYILSYGFLLMGFLNVYYAFKGRHNKYFHWGLILFNGIIDILAAICIFVNPFQSVIVLLIYIGILIMFKGFSLIFTKSKSFANEIPETHGLRALAVTRGILDVIFGVMIILCPLILDFILPMIIGFYLLFAGLLMIIYSFQIKKAD, encoded by the coding sequence ATGTTAACTGATAATGTTTTTATTGACATCTTTGATTTAAAAGGTTCATTAAAGAAGATTTGGTATTATTACCTTATAATCGGGATCTTATTGGCTGTTACAGGAGCAATGGGAATATTTACTCCTGTGGTTTTCTCTATCTCTCTTATCTATATATTAAGTTATGGATTTTTACTAATGGGATTTTTAAATGTATACTATGCTTTTAAAGGTAGACACAACAAGTATTTCCATTGGGGACTTATACTTTTTAATGGTATTATAGATATACTTGCAGCTATCTGTATATTTGTCAATCCATTCCAAAGTGTAATTGTACTTTTAATATATATAGGTATATTAATTATGTTTAAAGGATTCTCACTTATCTTTACAAAATCAAAATCTTTTGCAAACGAGATCCCTGAAACTCATGGTTTAAGAGCTCTTGCTGTAACTAGAGGTATATTAGATGTTATCTTTGGAGTTATGATTATTCTTTGTCCTTTAATTTTAGATTTTATCCTTCCAATGATAATAGGATTCTATCTTCTATTTGCTGGACTTTTAATGATTATTTATAGTTTCCAAATTAAAAAAGCCGATTAA